The Triticum urartu cultivar G1812 chromosome 5, Tu2.1, whole genome shotgun sequence genome contains the following window.
AATTAGGAGTTTTTAGTATTGCTGTATGACTAAGATGGTTCAACTGGCTATTACATTTAATTCCTTTGGAGCCGGAAGCTTAATCAGATACATTTTCATATAAAATATGCATATACACCAACTATACTCCAAACGGGAAACATAATAGAAAAAGGAGTAAATACCTGTGGTATGACAATAGATAAATTAAGAATGCCCATTGCTAGACCTGTGGAGGAAAAGGGACAAATGTAAGAACTAAGAACACAGATCCAATATGATGCAGCCAAACAGTTTAGTGAAAAGCAAAATTACCTTGGCCTAGCCCAAGATTTTCAACACGACTTGCAGCCATCGCATATGGTATACTGTACGTGACCTGCAATGGCAAAAATAAAAGAATCATCAATACCACGCATACAACATGTATAGGAGGGAAAGAAAACCACATTGGTGCCAAAAAAAAATTATAGTTCTGTTACTGACCGACAGAGGTGCTCCTAGGATTGTGAACACAATGAGGGAAGCGGCGACAATGCCGGTTGGAGGTGCTCCGCTAGGTCCATAATCCAGGTTCTGCGCAACGTATGTTATAATAAGCATCGCCACAAAGCACAGAGCCATGATGATATTGGAGACACCCCATACAAGTCCAGCTCCCCACTTCCTACACAACTTCTCCATTCCAATAGATGTGATCCCGAGAACAACCGAGTTGAGCATGAGACCAAAAGAGCCCATTCTCACACCGTCATGATACTTTTGGGTGTCGGCAACGATCTCCGGGCTTCCCCGGTAGATCTCTCGGCCCATCCAGTCGGTGTCAAAGAGGATAAAAGGGAACCACCCGATCCAAGTAAGCGAAGTGACGATCAAGACCATCCAAACAGGCATCGTGAAGTATTTGAACGATCCGAAAAGCTCAAAGAGGAAAGCCTCCTCCTCATGGCTGCTCGGAGGCGCCGCCTCGTCGCTTCCAAAAGTAGGGTTGTCCTGCACCGTCACCACGCTAACGTATGTCGTGATGGCTAGGATGATGATATCGAGCAGGAACGCAGACTTGAGGTTGGCGCAGCTGACGCTGCAGGACTCAGTGATAGTGAACGGGAATATCTTGTACCAGCCATTGTATGCCCCGGTGGCGTACCCGAGTATGTTCCCCAGGGCCATGAAGAGCGAGAAGTAGGCATTGGCGATCCGGGTCCTCCTCGGGTCATTCTCTGCAAACAGAAATAAATGATCAGTCAGAAATCAGTTTACGCTCGAGGTGGAAGAAGCTAACTTATATCACAGCATGGCAGACAACAGTCTGTTGATGCTGGGTACAACAATTTAAAACAATTCTAACCATGCAGAAATGCATTTAAGCTGAGACTATGTAGCACTATACTAGCAGATAACAGAGAAAGTTTAAGGAGGGTGCATCTAATTGCGCGGACAAATGGGGCCCAATCAGATCTTCACTGAGAAAGCTCACAACTTGTGTAATAAAGATTGTATCAGCTGAACTCAATTGTCAAAACACAAGATAGCAGTGATGGTCATACATTCTGAATAGATAATAAATTAATAAATTCAGATCATTTGTGTGGCTACGACACAGAAATGATGATTGCGCAACAAATTTTGTGTCAGCAGAACTCGATTGTCAAACCAGGAAAGCAGTGATGGCTATATATTCTTAGTAGAGAATACATTCAGATCATTTGTGTTGGCTACGGCATAAAATCTGTGTGGCCCATGAAAAAAGCACATCACCCTCATCTCATCAGTGTAAACATTTTCTCGCACCGCATTAACAACACGCGATGAAAGAGTGACAGGCAGGCAACTGGGAGACCACGGCCACCACAGAGCATCGGTAAGGCAGGAAATCAATTATCAATAAAACAAACATGCAGGGGGCCCTCCCATCGTTGAGTGCTGACAAAacagaagaaaagaaaagaaaagaaaagatgCCATCCCATCGTATGATTCGAGATCTGGCAATGCAATGCTTAAATATCTGTCTCCCTCCCAAGTTGGTCGGCATTGCATTGGCCTGGCCTGATCCCGGAGCGAAAGCGACGCGCTGATCGTAGCTTCCCGCACACTTGTTGATCATCATCAATGTGCAATGTGCAATGGGCAGCCAAACTCGATTCTCAAAACTCAAAACAGGAGACAGCAACGTCGGGTATATAAATAAATGAATGTTCTGAATAGGGAAGTATAATTAATTGTAATAAATTCAGATATATTACATTTAAGACAGAAAAGCGTGTGTGGCTACCACAACAAGCACATCAACCCCGCCATCTCATTCATGAGCGTAATGTTTCCCTGCACGTGACGAAAGAGTGAAGCAAGGCAGCAAGCAGGCAATTTTGGAGAGCACAGGCAGCACTGTCAAGGCACAAGGCAGGCAATCAATCATGAAGCAAGGGCAGCAGGCAGGGGGCCCTCTGAGAATACCTGGCTGTTAACAAAGATGCCTTTGGGTCTCCTAAGATTCTGAGATCTGGCAACAGTTAGGGACGAAAGAGTCTAGTGCCAATGCTTAAAAATCTCTCTCCTGCTCAGGTCGGCATTGGCCGGATCCGGGGGCGAAAGCGACCCGCTGGGCCGAGCTTCCCGCACACTTGTTCATCATTGATCCTCCATCGCACACATGAATGAATGAATATACATAGATAGATAAATGAAGTGGTGTGGGGAGGGGAAAGGACAAGGCTTGGTGGCGACATTTGTACCAACCATCCGTGATTATTGAAAGGTTTGCATCGCTGTAATGGAGTGCCACGTCCCCATTATTAGTGTGGCATCAGCATATAGTATAGTGGTACTATCTGGTTTGGCCACCCCACCCCACCACAGTCCAGGGTCTGGTctgtagtgtagtgtagtgtgTGCTAGTAGTAACAAACAGGGCAGCTGGCTGTCAATAATGCGatgcgaggaagaagaagaaaatggaATTGAGAGGCCAAAGCCGACCAACGGAGCAAGAATCTTTTTTCTCGGCCTAAAGCGGAAAGCGACATTGATCTTCCCCAATCTCTCGTGTGCAAGTGCAAGTGCAATGCAATCTTCCGGCCACATACACAGGTAGACACAGAGACGATAAATAATAAACAAAAAAAAGGGGCAGGAGGGCCGATTTTGCACTTGACCCCTCGTCGTGTAGCAGCAATTGCGAATCCCAATTATCAATCTCATCTGTCAATCAGCCAGGAGAATGAATTCCCCATGGTGAAGCAACAACCATGTATGTGCTCCAGGTGTAAAATCGAACTGAATGCTCAGCAGCAATCGGGCAGAATCGAATCGAATCAATCTGCACCGCCCAGGCCCGAATTTTTTGCCTTTGGTAAAgcagcaagcaagcaagcaattGGAAGGAAATCATCGTGGGGAAGGAAGAAAGCAGAGGAGAATTCGGTAGGGAATTGGATAGCACCTGTGAGGTCTGCGAGGAAGGCGCGGCATGGCCCCTGCGTGGCGTTGTTGCCGACATCCAGCAGCCAGAAGCCGATGAGGTAGACGATGATGGCCCCGAACCGGGTGGACCCGGGCACGATGTTGTCCCCGAAGAGGCGGCCGAGGTCGGCGGAGAAGCCGACGGTGAGCACCGAGAAGGCGATGGAGGCGGCGCCCGCGGCGATGAAGGGCCGGCGCCGGCCGAGCGGGGAGTTGGCCGGCGCGATGCGGTCCGAGAGGTGGCCCACCAGGGGCTGCACGAGCAGGCCCGACAGCGGGCCGCAGAGCCAGACGAGGCTGGCGAAGGCGTGCGGGATGCCGAGTTCTTGGACGTAGGGGGTGAGCAGGGAGAGCTGCAGCGCCCACCCGAATTGGACCCCGCAGGCGACGGAGGCCGCCCGGAGGAGCGAGCGGAGCGGGACCTTGCGCGGCGGGGGAGCGGCCGAGGAGGTGCCCCCGCCCCCTCCGCCGGTGTTGGGCCGCCGCGGCGGCATCGCCGGAGCGGTGTTGGAGTTTCTTGGCTGCCCGAAGTCCTCCGGCCGGGCGCCGCGTCGGCGTGGTGATGAAGAGGCctgggagggagagaggggagggaagggatggggggaggggaggggaaaGCAGCGAAGTATCTATCGCTCTCGGCTCCGGCCTCCGGTGGAGTAGGGTGGAGTGGAGGAGTCCACGGAGGGAGGAGACGGTAGAGGTAGGGACGGACGGACGTGGCAGCGGGCGAAAAAATCGATACTTTTCTTGCGGGGAGGGGATGAAACGGACGTGGCTACCGTCCACGGTGCCACCCTACCACTCAGcgaggaggggaggggaggggagtgGGGACGACCACGGTTCTTGTTTTCTACCTATCCTACCAATTAGCTCCTCTCTCTCCTTTCAAAAAATAAAATTAGCTCCTCTCTCCAATGATCGATCCATGATACTACTTATTTTTTTGGTGTAGTAGTATTTTGGTGTGTTTCGTTTTGTTTTTCACCCACGGCGCGATCGatcaaaaagaagaagaagaagaaggagggaaCCGACCTATGGTGTGGTTGGTTGGGTGGTTAGAAAGACAATATTATAAGTTTCTTCCTCTTGACCAAATTTGTAACCCTCATTAGCGGATTCATTTTCAGTAGTTTCCCTGATCTGTGGTATCCCTAATccatcagggttcaaatcctgatACTTGCGTTTATTTCTGAAATTATTTTAGGATTTCCGGCGGCTCGCATTTAATGGGAGAAGCCATTTTCGTCGATGACGAGGTGCCTACGATGATCttgtaaatttcaagatgatatgtcAGCTCAGTTTTCCAAAGATGCTCATAGCAATAAGGTATGCGTATGTGCGTTTATAGAATATAAGCGCTTATGTCTATACTGATgttaaaaaaagaagaagaagaagatagcGTTTCTCTTCTCTTCTCTAGTACGCCAGGCAGGCAGCCTCTGGTTCCCCATGTGCTCGGCGTGGCTGtctctcctttttcttttttccttttgtttttgttttttagGGTAATTTTTTCCTTTTGTTATGAGATCCAATTTTGGGGTTGGCTCACCACGTGTGCCACGCGGCCTTGTCCTCTTCCCACCTGGATACCCCCTGCCACGTCATGCGTGTCTTCCAGCCAATTCTCAAGTCAAGTCACAGCTTTCCTTCCCTGTAAATACATATCGGTTTACATACACACATTATAAACAAACTCATATAGAGTAGtatatctgtgtgtgtgtgtgc
Protein-coding sequences here:
- the LOC125506802 gene encoding sucrose transport protein SUT2, which translates into the protein MPPRRPNTGGGGGGTSSAAPPPRKVPLRSLLRAASVACGVQFGWALQLSLLTPYVQELGIPHAFASLVWLCGPLSGLLVQPLVGHLSDRIAPANSPLGRRRPFIAAGAASIAFSVLTVGFSADLGRLFGDNIVPGSTRFGAIIVYLIGFWLLDVGNNATQGPCRAFLADLTENDPRRTRIANAYFSLFMALGNILGYATGAYNGWYKIFPFTITESCSVSCANLKSAFLLDIIILAITTYVSVVTVQDNPTFGSDEAAPPSSHEEEAFLFELFGSFKYFTMPVWMVLIVTSLTWIGWFPFILFDTDWMGREIYRGSPEIVADTQKYHDGVRMGSFGLMLNSVVLGITSIGMEKLCRKWGAGLVWGVSNIIMALCFVAMLIITYVAQNLDYGPSGAPPTGIVAASLIVFTILGAPLSVTYSIPYAMAASRVENLGLGQGLAMGILNLSIVIPQIIVSLGSGPWDQLFGGGNAPSFWVAAAASFVGGLVAILGLPRARLGPKKKTTQR